The proteins below come from a single Streptomyces sp. SCSIO 75703 genomic window:
- a CDS encoding Ldh family oxidoreductase — MTVAPSVAGRREEVRVPYTALLGATAACFTRLGVPPARSRLAAEALCHGDLTGMDSHGVFNLARLYVPLLESGRADPAAEPTVLRDLGACVLVDHRRALGLWAASEGMDLAVRRAADHGIGLVSVRGATHFGCAGVHALRAAARGMIGVVASNCGGQRIARPPLGAAALLGTNPLSVAAPAVEGRPFVLDMSTTVVPTGRVRTAARDGRPAPEGWLTDDAGRAVTDAGAYDRGEAWLGWLGGRPETGAYKGFGLGLTVELLAGLVSGAATGPTRAALDGDGRPGGSDDDIGFLLLAIAPGMLRDGFPDDARDVFATVLDCPPLAGHDPVRYPGHQEAERAARRRAAGVPLPASLHAELTGLGLDLPVLTEAR; from the coding sequence ATGACTGTCGCACCGTCCGTCGCCGGCCGCCGCGAGGAGGTGAGGGTTCCGTACACCGCCCTGCTCGGCGCGACGGCCGCCTGTTTCACCCGGCTCGGGGTGCCCCCGGCCCGGTCCCGTCTCGCCGCCGAGGCGTTGTGCCACGGCGACCTGACCGGCATGGACTCGCACGGCGTGTTCAACCTCGCCCGGCTCTACGTACCGCTGCTGGAGTCCGGCCGCGCCGACCCGGCGGCGGAGCCCACGGTCCTGCGCGACCTCGGCGCCTGCGTCCTCGTCGACCACCGGCGGGCCCTCGGCCTGTGGGCCGCCTCCGAGGGCATGGACCTCGCCGTGCGGCGGGCCGCCGACCACGGCATCGGCCTCGTCTCCGTGCGCGGCGCCACCCACTTCGGCTGCGCCGGCGTCCACGCCCTGCGGGCTGCCGCCCGGGGCATGATCGGCGTGGTGGCCTCCAACTGCGGGGGCCAGCGCATCGCCCGGCCCCCGCTCGGCGCCGCGGCGCTGCTCGGCACCAACCCGCTCAGCGTGGCCGCGCCCGCCGTCGAGGGCCGCCCCTTCGTGCTGGACATGAGCACCACCGTCGTGCCCACCGGCCGGGTCCGTACCGCCGCCCGGGACGGCCGCCCCGCGCCGGAGGGCTGGCTGACCGACGACGCCGGCCGGGCCGTGACCGACGCCGGAGCCTACGACCGGGGCGAGGCGTGGCTCGGCTGGCTCGGCGGCCGGCCCGAGACCGGCGCGTACAAGGGCTTCGGGCTCGGTCTCACCGTGGAACTGCTGGCCGGGCTGGTCTCCGGCGCCGCCACCGGCCCCACCCGCGCGGCGCTCGACGGGGACGGCCGCCCCGGCGGGAGCGACGACGACATCGGCTTCCTGCTGCTGGCCATCGCGCCCGGCATGCTGCGCGACGGCTTTCCCGACGACGCCCGGGACGTCTTCGCCACCGTGCTGGACTGCCCGCCCCTCGCCGGCCACGACCCGGTCCGCTACCCCGGACATCAGGAGGCCGAACGTGCCGCGCGCCGCCGCGCCGCCGGCGTCCCCCTGCCCGCCTCCCTGCACGCCGAGCTGACCGGCCTCGGGCTGGACCTGCCCGTCCTCACGGAGGCCCGGTGA
- a CDS encoding class I adenylate-forming enzyme family protein, producing the protein MTRVWRSAAGLDFPDRVPYADRREWARRGLCPDADLFSLFREHAGAHPGRDAVVDEDGTVSYGALYADVLRVAARFAAAGLGPRDVIGLRLPNGRLAAAAELAVYALGAVALPYPLGGGVRDTLGLLGRSRAAGAVLAEPADREAAGRLPLLRAVFGPDDLMPGRPPAGPALVPGPRPAAPTAPARILVSSGSEAEPKMVAYSHQAMAGGRAAYVRALARDPAAVPRNLVLVSLASSFGSLGVPVTLAALGGTLIVRRRFEAADALRAVGDHRPALVFGVPTMLRRLADLPRSPGEDTSSLEAFVSSGAALPGSTATACRERFARPVIAVYGSSDGVNCHTAAPGAPAGDTAGTPDPAVAAVRIVRPDGSPAPAGEPGEIQARGPMTPMCYVGAPELDARYRTETGWVRTGDLGVLDARGRLRVRGRLKNVVIRGGYTISPAEVERELGTHPALAEVVCVPVPDEELGERLCACVRPAPGAPAPTLDHLTAHLGRRGLERRKFPEYVLPVTGMPLGPTGKICRRTVTADAVRALEAGRLPGPRGQDQALFTPSRQSAHKEFLGANPAWHSERDKVERHANLRSHSGS; encoded by the coding sequence GTGACGCGGGTGTGGCGGTCGGCCGCCGGACTGGACTTCCCCGACCGGGTGCCGTACGCGGACCGGCGGGAGTGGGCACGGCGGGGGCTGTGTCCCGACGCGGACCTGTTCTCCCTGTTCCGCGAGCACGCGGGGGCGCATCCCGGGCGCGACGCCGTGGTGGACGAGGACGGGACGGTGTCCTACGGCGCGCTGTACGCCGACGTCCTGCGCGTGGCCGCGCGGTTCGCGGCGGCGGGGCTCGGGCCGCGGGACGTGATCGGGCTGCGGCTGCCCAACGGTCGCCTGGCCGCCGCGGCGGAACTCGCCGTCTACGCGCTCGGCGCGGTGGCCCTGCCGTATCCGCTGGGCGGGGGCGTCCGGGACACCCTCGGCCTGCTCGGGCGCTCCCGGGCCGCCGGCGCCGTCCTCGCGGAGCCGGCCGACCGCGAGGCCGCGGGCCGGCTCCCGCTCCTGCGGGCGGTGTTCGGGCCGGACGACCTGATGCCCGGCCGGCCCCCGGCCGGTCCCGCCCTCGTGCCCGGCCCGCGCCCGGCCGCGCCCACCGCACCGGCGAGGATCCTCGTCTCCTCGGGCTCCGAGGCCGAACCGAAGATGGTCGCCTACAGCCACCAGGCCATGGCCGGCGGACGGGCCGCGTACGTCCGCGCGCTCGCCCGGGACCCGGCCGCGGTCCCCCGCAACCTGGTCCTCGTCTCGCTCGCCTCGTCCTTCGGCTCACTCGGCGTGCCGGTGACGCTCGCGGCGCTGGGCGGCACGCTGATCGTGCGGCGGCGCTTCGAGGCGGCGGACGCCCTGCGCGCGGTGGGCGACCACCGGCCGGCCCTCGTGTTCGGCGTGCCGACGATGCTGCGCCGGCTCGCGGACCTGCCGCGCTCCCCCGGCGAGGACACGTCGTCGCTGGAGGCGTTCGTCTCCAGCGGCGCGGCGCTGCCCGGCTCCACCGCCACCGCCTGCCGGGAGCGGTTCGCCCGGCCCGTGATCGCGGTGTACGGGTCCTCCGACGGGGTCAACTGCCACACCGCCGCCCCCGGCGCGCCCGCCGGGGACACCGCCGGCACCCCCGACCCCGCCGTGGCCGCCGTGCGCATCGTCCGGCCCGACGGCTCCCCCGCCCCGGCCGGGGAGCCCGGCGAGATCCAGGCCCGCGGCCCGATGACGCCGATGTGCTACGTCGGCGCCCCCGAACTCGACGCGCGCTACCGGACGGAGACCGGCTGGGTCCGCACCGGCGACCTGGGCGTGCTCGACGCGCGGGGCCGGCTGCGCGTACGGGGGCGGCTGAAGAACGTCGTCATCCGGGGCGGGTACACCATCAGCCCGGCCGAGGTGGAGCGCGAACTGGGCACCCACCCGGCCCTCGCCGAGGTGGTCTGCGTGCCGGTGCCCGACGAGGAACTGGGGGAACGGCTCTGCGCCTGCGTCCGCCCGGCCCCCGGGGCGCCCGCCCCCACCCTGGACCACCTCACGGCCCACCTGGGCCGACGGGGCCTGGAACGGCGGAAGTTCCCCGAGTACGTGCTGCCGGTGACCGGTATGCCGCTCGGGCCGACCGGCAAGATCTGCCGGCGCACCGTCACCGCCGACGCCGTACGGGCGCTGGAGGCGGGGCGGCTTCCGGGGCCCCGGGGGCAAGATCAAGCACTTTTCACCCCTTCGAGGCAATCTGCCCATAAGGAATTCCTGGGGGCGAATCCCGCCTGGCACTCTGAACGGGACAAGGTCGAAAGGCACGCCAACCTCCGTTCCCACAGCGGAAGTTGA
- a CDS encoding M20/M25/M40 family metallo-hydrolase, whose protein sequence is MRPGDGIAGRITGIGDEAAPDLTGQIDVARELGWSTLELRTVDGIALADLDTPAVHALADRLHSAGLGVVCLDSRIANWSRPVTADFAADLAELDRLAAHGRVLGCRSVRIMSWPNDGLPEDTWASRVISRVRRLARRAEDLGLELLHENCSGWAGASASRTLRLLHEVDSPVLRVLFDTGNGVAHGYDSVSLLEPLLPHVAHVHVKDGLPGERPGEAVYTLPGDGAARVADCLRLLEAHGYRGAYSLEPHLAVLPHEGTRRESADARGLFIRAAQRLAALPPGAAPAPGPGSASRSRPPGVDTGLLSHLLHTPTAGPLETGPGAPHALRAALHSYATAAARCGLDTLSLAPPRAADVLREGTPARVRAAVAADPAFLTGQPSLLLRLGPELPRERTVMFNVHLDTVAGGPPPAFDGTRFTGRGAVDAKGPAVALLAGIAAAARACPAVGRDVSVLVQAVAGEEGGALGTFGTRPLVEAGHVGRVNVFCEPTGLRHLPRATAASTARITVTGDDAVDDRPDAGHNATLLLGFLAQHLATALTPPSPGAPPATVCLAGLHTGTLHNKVHGTGSLALNLAHTCPEDGAATEAAVTRALAEGLREFTARYRAVPLFARTAADAARITRLDWEKRGLPALGAQPAWGDALMERAGIDRWPDEAPAFTCDAIWLHAVPGTYTTVFGPGGLDTHHAHADGEFVDLTDLERFASRVTALLVAFAADAAPAAWPAGHTTPPPAQAPDPAPPERTAVPRGPAPAASGQGPTSDPGDLPAPDAAPLTAQGTDPAAGPVDRDPAPDRGPATRTGTSSGGVPAPVPGTGTDPGTDTAASATDTTAGAAPATPPGAARAPAPEAGPAVPSGGVPAPDAAPGTPSGAGRAPGPVTPIRTEKAGTV, encoded by the coding sequence GTGCGGCCGGGTGACGGCATCGCCGGCCGGATCACCGGCATCGGCGACGAGGCCGCCCCCGACCTGACCGGCCAGATCGACGTCGCCCGGGAACTGGGCTGGTCCACACTGGAGTTGCGCACCGTCGACGGGATCGCGCTGGCCGACCTGGACACCCCGGCCGTCCACGCCCTCGCCGACCGGCTGCACTCGGCCGGCCTCGGTGTGGTCTGCCTCGACTCCCGCATCGCCAACTGGTCCCGGCCCGTGACCGCCGACTTCGCCGCCGACCTCGCGGAGCTGGACCGGCTCGCCGCCCACGGGCGCGTCCTCGGCTGCCGCAGCGTCCGCATCATGTCCTGGCCCAACGACGGTCTGCCCGAGGACACCTGGGCCTCCCGGGTGATCTCCCGCGTGCGGCGCCTCGCCCGCCGCGCCGAGGACCTCGGACTGGAACTGCTCCACGAGAACTGCTCCGGCTGGGCCGGCGCCAGCGCCTCCCGGACCCTGCGCCTCCTGCACGAGGTCGACAGCCCGGTGCTGCGGGTCCTCTTCGACACCGGCAACGGCGTGGCCCACGGCTACGACTCCGTGTCCCTGCTCGAACCGCTGCTGCCCCACGTCGCCCACGTCCACGTCAAGGACGGCCTGCCCGGCGAGCGGCCCGGCGAGGCCGTCTACACCCTCCCCGGGGACGGGGCGGCCCGGGTCGCCGACTGCCTGCGGCTGCTGGAGGCCCACGGCTACCGGGGCGCGTACTCCCTCGAACCCCATCTGGCGGTCCTCCCGCACGAGGGGACGCGCCGTGAATCCGCCGACGCCAGGGGCCTGTTCATCCGCGCCGCACAGCGCCTCGCCGCCCTCCCGCCCGGGGCCGCCCCGGCGCCCGGACCCGGCTCCGCGTCGCGTTCGCGCCCGCCCGGCGTCGACACCGGACTGCTGTCGCACCTGCTGCACACCCCCACCGCCGGGCCCCTGGAGACCGGCCCCGGCGCCCCGCACGCCCTGCGCGCCGCCCTGCACTCCTACGCGACCGCCGCCGCCCGGTGCGGGCTCGACACCCTCTCCCTCGCCCCGCCGCGCGCCGCCGACGTCCTGCGGGAGGGCACCCCGGCCCGGGTGCGGGCCGCCGTCGCCGCCGACCCGGCCTTCCTCACCGGCCAGCCGAGCCTGCTGCTGCGGCTCGGCCCCGAACTGCCCCGCGAGCGCACGGTGATGTTCAACGTGCACCTCGACACCGTCGCCGGCGGGCCGCCGCCCGCGTTCGACGGGACCCGCTTCACCGGGCGCGGCGCCGTCGACGCCAAGGGGCCCGCCGTCGCGCTCCTGGCCGGGATCGCCGCGGCGGCCCGCGCCTGCCCCGCCGTCGGCCGGGACGTGTCGGTGCTCGTGCAGGCCGTCGCCGGGGAGGAGGGCGGCGCGCTCGGCACCTTCGGCACCCGGCCGCTGGTCGAGGCCGGGCACGTCGGCCGCGTCAACGTCTTCTGCGAACCGACCGGACTGCGCCACCTGCCGCGCGCCACCGCCGCCTCCACCGCCCGCATCACCGTCACCGGCGACGACGCCGTCGACGACCGGCCGGACGCCGGGCACAACGCCACCCTGCTGCTCGGCTTCCTCGCCCAGCACCTCGCCACCGCCCTCACCCCGCCGTCCCCCGGCGCCCCGCCGGCCACGGTCTGCCTGGCCGGGCTGCACACCGGCACCCTCCACAACAAGGTCCACGGCACCGGCAGCCTCGCCCTCAACCTCGCCCACACCTGCCCGGAGGACGGCGCCGCCACCGAGGCCGCCGTCACCCGCGCCCTGGCCGAGGGCCTGCGGGAGTTCACCGCCCGTTACCGCGCCGTCCCGCTCTTCGCCCGCACCGCCGCCGACGCGGCCCGCATCACCCGCCTCGACTGGGAGAAACGGGGACTGCCCGCGCTCGGTGCCCAGCCCGCCTGGGGTGACGCCCTGATGGAACGGGCGGGCATCGACCGGTGGCCCGACGAGGCGCCCGCGTTCACCTGCGACGCCATCTGGCTGCACGCCGTCCCCGGCACCTACACCACCGTGTTCGGCCCCGGCGGTCTGGACACCCACCACGCCCACGCGGACGGCGAGTTCGTCGACCTGACCGACCTGGAGCGGTTCGCGTCGCGCGTCACCGCCCTCCTGGTCGCCTTCGCCGCGGACGCGGCACCCGCGGCCTGGCCGGCCGGGCACACGACGCCACCCCCCGCCCAGGCCCCCGACCCGGCTCCGCCGGAGCGCACCGCCGTGCCCCGCGGCCCGGCCCCGGCGGCCTCCGGCCAGGGGCCCACGTCTGACCCGGGTGACCTCCCGGCTCCCGACGCCGCCCCCCTCACGGCCCAGGGCACCGACCCGGCCGCGGGCCCCGTGGACCGGGACCCGGCGCCGGACAGGGGCCCCGCCACGAGGACCGGCACCTCCTCCGGCGGCGTCCCGGCGCCCGTCCCCGGCACCGGCACCGACCCCGGCACCGACACCGCCGCCTCGGCCACCGACACGACTGCGGGTGCCGCCCCGGCCACGCCTCCCGGCGCCGCGCGGGCCCCGGCTCCCGAGGCGGGCCCCGCCGTGCCATCCGGCGGCGTCCCGGCCCCCGACGCCGCCCCCGGCACTCCTTCCGGGGCCGGGCGGGCGCCCGGCCCCGTCACCCCCATACGCACCGAGAAAGCAGGAACCGTATGA
- a CDS encoding Gfo/Idh/MocA family oxidoreductase, translating to MTRPGPAARPPRRLGLVGLGVISRYYLAAAERLPEWTLAAVCDLREDALAPHRGRVACHTDHRSMLASAALDAVVVAVPNHAHARVCADALRAGVPVCVEKPLALDPADGRALAALARERGVPLLTAFHRRHNDRVLDLARSVPPPDAPNPVASVRVRYLERIEEHIGADTWYLDPARCGGGCVADNGPNAFDLVRLLLGEPPLTVASAEVAWEAGIDRQALIRLESPSGARGTVELDWSYPGETKDVVVRLADGSELRADMLDGRPGFKESLWHEYEGILRDFARVCAAPPPDAAATGGVAALDLVAAAYARVRPPVPEAVR from the coding sequence GTGACCCGCCCCGGGCCCGCGGCCCGCCCGCCCCGCAGGCTCGGGCTCGTCGGCCTCGGCGTGATCTCCCGCTACTACCTGGCCGCCGCCGAACGGCTGCCCGAATGGACCCTGGCCGCCGTCTGCGACCTGCGCGAGGACGCGCTGGCCCCGCACCGCGGCCGGGTCGCCTGCCACACCGACCACCGTTCGATGCTGGCCTCCGCCGCCCTGGACGCGGTGGTCGTCGCCGTGCCCAACCACGCCCACGCCCGGGTCTGCGCCGACGCGCTGCGGGCCGGCGTACCGGTCTGCGTGGAGAAGCCGCTCGCGCTGGACCCGGCGGACGGCCGGGCCCTGGCCGCGCTCGCCCGGGAGCGGGGCGTCCCCCTCCTCACCGCCTTCCACCGGCGCCACAACGACCGGGTCCTCGACCTGGCCCGCAGCGTGCCGCCGCCCGACGCGCCGAACCCGGTCGCGTCCGTACGGGTGCGGTACCTGGAGCGGATCGAGGAGCACATCGGCGCCGACACCTGGTACCTCGACCCGGCCCGCTGCGGCGGCGGCTGCGTCGCCGACAACGGTCCCAACGCCTTCGACCTGGTCCGGCTGCTGCTGGGCGAGCCGCCGCTGACGGTCGCCTCCGCCGAGGTCGCCTGGGAGGCGGGCATCGACCGGCAGGCGCTGATCCGCCTGGAGTCGCCGTCCGGGGCCCGCGGCACCGTCGAACTCGACTGGTCCTACCCGGGGGAGACCAAGGACGTGGTGGTGCGGCTGGCCGACGGGAGCGAGCTGCGCGCGGACATGCTGGACGGCCGCCCCGGCTTCAAGGAATCGCTCTGGCACGAGTACGAGGGCATCCTCCGCGACTTCGCCCGGGTCTGCGCCGCCCCGCCGCCCGACGCGGCCGCCACCGGCGGAGTGGCCGCCCTGGACCTCGTCGCCGCCGCCTACGCCCGTGTCCGCCCGCCCGTACCGGAGGCCGTGCGATGA
- a CDS encoding nucleotide sugar dehydrogenase, whose product MPAELAVVGLGYVGLPLARRACEAGLDTVGHDISPAVTGGLTAGRSHIGDVSDAEVRRMRARGFRASADPAVLDRARTVVICVPTGLTADRTPDLEPLRAAARTVARHLAPGTLVSVESTSHPGTTQEIVRPLLEESGLRVGEDFHLAYSPERIDPGNSRFSFRTTPKIVSGCTTLCAKHAEAFYEQLVDEVVVAAGTREAEMAKLLENAYRYVNIALADEAALYCGQAGIDVWDVLRCAGTKPFGFAPFRPGPGVGGHCVPVDPRYLMAHAEEQGFSFRTLRAAREVLDAMPGHVADRACRLLREHGTGPAGARVTLLGVSYKADVADVRESPAFPVARALRARGAALAYHDPRVDAFTVDGTPVPRHLTPERACAGSDLVLLLQDHQEYGSLPWDETGCPVLDTRGTARGRRVTHL is encoded by the coding sequence ATGCCCGCAGAACTCGCCGTGGTCGGTCTCGGCTACGTCGGACTCCCACTGGCCCGCCGGGCCTGTGAGGCGGGACTCGACACCGTCGGCCACGACATCAGTCCGGCGGTGACCGGGGGCCTCACCGCGGGGCGCTCCCACATCGGGGACGTCAGCGACGCCGAGGTGCGGCGGATGCGGGCCCGGGGGTTCCGGGCCAGCGCCGACCCGGCGGTCCTCGACCGGGCCCGCACGGTGGTGATCTGCGTGCCGACCGGGCTCACCGCCGACCGGACCCCCGACCTGGAGCCGTTACGGGCGGCGGCGCGCACCGTCGCCCGGCACCTCGCGCCCGGCACGCTGGTCTCCGTGGAGTCCACCAGCCACCCGGGCACCACCCAGGAGATCGTCCGGCCCCTGCTGGAGGAGAGCGGACTGCGGGTGGGCGAGGACTTCCACCTCGCCTACTCCCCCGAACGCATCGACCCGGGCAACAGCCGCTTCTCCTTCCGCACCACGCCGAAGATCGTCAGCGGCTGCACCACCCTCTGCGCCAAACACGCCGAGGCGTTCTACGAACAGCTCGTCGACGAGGTCGTCGTCGCCGCCGGAACCCGCGAGGCCGAGATGGCCAAGCTGCTGGAGAACGCCTACCGGTACGTCAACATCGCGCTGGCCGACGAGGCCGCGCTCTACTGCGGGCAGGCCGGCATCGACGTCTGGGACGTGCTGCGCTGCGCCGGCACCAAACCCTTCGGGTTCGCCCCCTTCCGGCCCGGCCCCGGCGTCGGCGGGCACTGCGTCCCCGTCGACCCCCGCTATCTGATGGCCCACGCCGAGGAACAGGGCTTCTCGTTCCGCACCCTGCGCGCCGCCCGCGAGGTCCTGGACGCCATGCCGGGACACGTGGCCGACCGCGCCTGCCGGCTGCTGCGCGAGCACGGCACCGGTCCGGCCGGGGCCCGGGTGACCCTGCTCGGCGTCTCGTACAAGGCGGATGTCGCCGACGTCCGGGAGTCCCCCGCCTTCCCGGTGGCCCGCGCCCTGCGCGCCCGGGGGGCCGCCCTCGCCTACCACGACCCGCGGGTCGACGCGTTCACCGTCGACGGCACACCGGTCCCCCGGCACCTCACGCCCGAGCGGGCGTGCGCCGGCAGCGACCTCGTCCTGCTGCTCCAGGACCACCAGGAGTACGGGTCCCTCCCGTGGGACGAGACGGGGTGCCCGGTGCTCGACACCCGCGGAACCGCCCGGGGCCGGCGGGTCACCCACCTCTGA
- a CDS encoding Gfo/Idh/MocA family oxidoreductase has product MRQPLIVGLGRSGAGLHTRALHTARAGAPRLWKGPVVAVDPRPAAGGPVPDGVVRTRSLTEAAALLTPAATVAHVCTPPDTRPAVLAGLAAAGFRDLIVEKPLATGLADLAAVERLRDAHGLRITVVAHWLAGELARRLRETVASAEHGPLLRVEAVQHKPRFLRSLRPGDGHPTAFDVEMPHALGLVRDLAGPAEVTGAHLTDLRIGAVVRPGMGSARLDLRHTGGVRTRVVSDLAAPVRERSVTLTFARAAVTAHFPLSADDDHAQLVTGRGREVFRDDALAAFLTRTYHRHATLDSGHPSWRAAFDVQADVVRLLVAAKAHCGHGTGEVTRAAG; this is encoded by the coding sequence ATGAGACAGCCCCTGATCGTCGGACTGGGACGCTCCGGAGCCGGACTGCACACGCGGGCGCTGCACACCGCCCGTGCCGGCGCGCCCCGGCTGTGGAAGGGGCCGGTCGTCGCCGTCGACCCCCGGCCCGCCGCCGGGGGACCCGTCCCCGACGGGGTCGTCCGGACCCGCTCCCTGACCGAGGCGGCGGCACTGCTGACCCCCGCCGCCACCGTCGCGCACGTGTGCACTCCGCCGGACACCCGCCCCGCCGTCCTCGCCGGCCTCGCCGCGGCCGGGTTCCGCGACCTGATCGTCGAGAAGCCCCTCGCCACCGGCCTGGCCGACCTCGCCGCGGTGGAACGGCTGCGGGACGCCCACGGCCTGCGCATCACGGTCGTCGCCCACTGGCTCGCCGGCGAACTGGCCCGGCGGCTGCGCGAGACGGTCGCCTCGGCGGAGCACGGCCCGCTGCTGCGCGTCGAGGCGGTCCAGCACAAGCCCCGCTTCCTGCGCTCGCTGCGCCCCGGGGACGGCCACCCCACCGCGTTCGACGTGGAGATGCCCCACGCGCTGGGACTCGTACGCGACCTCGCCGGGCCCGCCGAGGTGACCGGCGCCCACCTCACCGACCTCCGGATCGGCGCGGTCGTGCGGCCCGGCATGGGCTCCGCCCGGCTCGACCTGCGCCACACCGGCGGCGTCCGCACCCGTGTCGTCTCCGACCTCGCCGCCCCCGTCCGCGAACGCAGCGTCACCCTCACCTTCGCCCGCGCCGCCGTCACCGCCCACTTCCCGCTCTCCGCCGACGACGACCACGCCCAACTCGTCACCGGACGAGGGCGGGAGGTGTTCCGCGACGACGCGCTCGCCGCCTTCCTGACCCGGACCTACCATCGCCACGCGACCCTGGACTCCGGCCACCCCTCCTGGCGGGCCGCCTTCGACGTCCAGGCCGACGTCGTGCGCCTGCTCGTCGCCGCCAAGGCCCACTGCGGCCACGGCACCGGGGAGGTCACCCGTGCGGCCGGGTGA
- a CDS encoding DegT/DnrJ/EryC1/StrS family aminotransferase, protein MTRPTVPFFSQAMTFEKLWPVIRSEVDKIFDNGKFSHSARVESLENALAAYTGARHVVGVNSGTDALVLLLRAAGLRPGDRVLVPAYSFVATASSVVLAGGEPVFADIDPRTYALDPARVPDGALEGTRFVMPVHLFSRMADMTALTAFARAHGLQVVEDSAEGIGMRQHGVHAGLHGRGGVLSFFPSKTLGALGDAGAVLTDDPDLAGRVAALRHHGRTGRTLGHFPGISHESVYCGHNSKMDDLQAAVLLAKLTVLDEDIRHRAGLAAHYGRRLAGVPGVTRLPRQTGAPDEVFYVYLVETDHRDALAAHLLGEGIETEVYYPRPLPFQPCFAALGHRPGDFPVAEAAARRALALPLHADLTESQVDRVCDAVAAFLTRKVPA, encoded by the coding sequence GTGACGCGACCAACCGTTCCCTTCTTCTCCCAGGCCATGACGTTCGAAAAGCTCTGGCCGGTCATCCGGTCGGAAGTGGACAAGATCTTCGACAATGGGAAGTTCTCCCATTCCGCCCGCGTGGAATCCCTGGAGAACGCCCTCGCCGCGTACACCGGCGCCCGGCACGTCGTCGGCGTCAACAGCGGGACCGACGCCCTCGTCCTGCTGCTGCGGGCCGCGGGTCTGCGGCCCGGCGACCGGGTCCTCGTACCGGCCTACTCCTTCGTCGCCACCGCCTCCTCGGTCGTCCTCGCCGGCGGCGAGCCCGTCTTCGCCGACATCGACCCGCGGACCTACGCCCTGGACCCGGCGCGGGTGCCGGACGGCGCGCTGGAGGGCACGCGGTTCGTGATGCCGGTGCACCTCTTCTCACGGATGGCGGACATGACGGCGCTCACCGCCTTCGCCCGCGCCCACGGGCTCCAGGTGGTGGAGGACAGCGCCGAGGGGATCGGGATGCGGCAGCACGGCGTCCACGCCGGGCTGCACGGCCGGGGCGGGGTGCTGTCCTTCTTCCCGAGCAAGACGCTGGGCGCGCTCGGTGACGCGGGTGCCGTCCTCACCGACGACCCGGACCTCGCCGGACGCGTCGCGGCGCTGCGCCACCACGGCCGCACCGGCCGCACCCTCGGCCACTTCCCCGGCATCTCCCACGAGAGCGTGTACTGCGGGCACAACAGCAAGATGGACGACCTGCAGGCCGCGGTGCTGCTCGCCAAGCTGACGGTCCTCGACGAGGACATCCGGCACCGCGCCGGGCTGGCGGCGCACTACGGCCGGCGGCTCGCGGGGGTGCCGGGCGTCACCCGGCTCCCCCGCCAGACCGGCGCGCCCGACGAGGTCTTCTACGTGTACCTCGTCGAGACCGACCACCGGGACGCGCTCGCCGCCCACCTGCTCGGCGAGGGCATCGAGACCGAGGTCTACTACCCGCGCCCGCTGCCGTTCCAGCCCTGCTTCGCCGCCCTCGGGCACCGCCCCGGCGACTTCCCGGTGGCCGAGGCGGCGGCCCGCCGCGCCCTCGCCCTGCCCCTCCACGCGGACCTGACCGAGAGCCAGGTGGACCGGGTCTGCGACGCCGTGGCGGCGTTCCTCACCCGGAAGGTCCCCGCATGA
- a CDS encoding EF-hand domain-containing protein: MTMVADNTAQARLSKRFEKWDSDGNGVLEPSDFVAEAARIATALGQSPDSPQGVALRNAFQSMFENLAERVGVSPQGPLSQEQFLGAAGELFQGGDAAFNRVLGPVANGIVGLCDRNADGVIDAAEFGSWLGAVGGLDASSAAEAFRRIDTDGDGVLSEQELLAAIRDFHFGRLEVELLG, from the coding sequence ATGACCATGGTGGCCGACAACACCGCCCAGGCCCGTCTGTCGAAGCGTTTCGAGAAGTGGGACAGCGACGGCAACGGCGTCCTGGAGCCCTCGGACTTCGTCGCCGAGGCCGCCCGGATCGCCACCGCCCTCGGCCAGTCCCCGGACTCCCCGCAGGGTGTCGCCCTGCGGAACGCCTTCCAGTCCATGTTCGAGAACCTGGCGGAGCGCGTCGGCGTCTCCCCGCAGGGTCCGCTCTCCCAGGAGCAGTTCCTCGGTGCCGCCGGTGAGCTGTTCCAGGGCGGCGACGCCGCCTTCAACCGGGTGCTGGGCCCGGTCGCCAACGGCATCGTCGGTCTCTGCGACCGCAACGCGGACGGCGTCATCGACGCCGCCGAGTTCGGCTCCTGGCTCGGCGCCGTCGGCGGTCTCGACGCGTCGTCGGCCGCCGAGGCGTTCCGCCGGATCGACACCGACGGCGACGGCGTGCTCAGCGAGCAGGAACTGCTCGCGGCCATCCGCGACTTCCACTTCGGCCGGCTCGAGGTCGAACTGCTCGGCTGA